A genomic region of [Eubacterium] eligens ATCC 27750 contains the following coding sequences:
- a CDS encoding MarR family transcriptional regulator: MNEKFLEVGDVMQILGISKSAAYKLMRQINSELEKKGYIVIRGKVSRKYFEERIYGMSDAG; encoded by the coding sequence ATGAACGAAAAGTTTTTAGAAGTAGGAGATGTGATGCAGATTCTTGGAATTTCAAAATCAGCAGCATACAAGCTTATGAGACAGATCAACAGTGAACTTGAAAAGAAGGGTTACATTGTTATCCGTGGAAAAGTAAGCAGAAAATATTTTGAAGAACGCATTTATGGTATGAGTGATGCAGGATAA
- a CDS encoding helix-turn-helix domain-containing protein has product MTIGERIKKIRVFRKMTMDELGGALGFEGKNMSVRISQYETGARIPGEDMILKLADALHCNYKAISDYSLGTAEDIIETLFWLEESATSLPARGKGTRFPEYTAPGNLIHLTAMTPAKSSEAARPTYNEDDYESAGSPVALTFEYGLVNDFLTEWCEMKTKLNSGEISPNEYFEWKITWPQA; this is encoded by the coding sequence ATGACAATTGGTGAAAGAATAAAGAAAATACGGGTATTCCGTAAAATGACAATGGATGAACTGGGCGGTGCACTTGGATTTGAGGGCAAAAATATGTCGGTCCGCATATCCCAGTATGAAACCGGTGCACGCATTCCCGGTGAAGATATGATTCTAAAGCTTGCTGATGCATTGCACTGCAATTACAAGGCAATCTCTGATTACAGCCTTGGTACTGCTGAAGATATCATTGAAACACTTTTCTGGCTTGAAGAAAGTGCCACATCTCTCCCGGCACGTGGAAAAGGTACAAGATTCCCAGAGTACACAGCTCCCGGCAACCTGATTCATCTGACTGCAATGACACCTGCAAAATCTTCCGAGGCTGCCAGACCAACTTACAATGAAGATGATTATGAAAGTGCAGGCTCACCTGTCGCATTAACTTTTGAATATGGATTGGTAAATGATTTCCTTACGGAATGGTGTGAAATGAAAACGAAATTAAATAGTGGAGAGATTTCTCCTAATGAATATTTTGAGTGGAAAATAACATGGCCTCAGGCGTAA
- the guaA gene encoding glutamine-hydrolyzing GMP synthase encodes MDQEKVIVIDFGGQYNQLVARRVRECNVYCEIYSYKTDLAQIKAMNPKGIILTGGPNSCYEDGAPTCTKELFELGVPVLGLCYGAQLMQHVLGGKVEKAPVREYGKTETFVDKSSALFSDVSEKTIVWMSHFDYISQIAPGFKIVAHTADCPVAAAECTEKNLYAIQFHPEVLHTQEGTKMLHNFVRGVCGCAGTWKMDAFVENTIKEIREKVGSGKVLLALSGGVDSSVAAGLLSRAIGKQLTCVFVDHGLLRKDEGDEVESVFGPEGQFDLNFIRVNAQERYYSKLAGVTEPEAKRKIIGEEFIRVFEEEAKKIGAVDFLAQGTIYPDVVESGLGGESAVIKSHHNVGGLPDFVDFKEIIEPLRNLFKDEVRKAGLELGIPEHLVFRQPFPGPGLGIRIIGEVTADKVRIVQDADFIYRSEVDKAVAEYKKANGKAPAWMPNQYFAALTNMRSVGVMGDERTYDYAVALRAVNTIDFMTAESAEIPFEVLQTVMSRIINEVRGVNRVFYDLTSKPPGTIEFE; translated from the coding sequence ATGGATCAGGAGAAAGTTATTGTCATTGACTTCGGTGGTCAGTACAACCAGCTGGTTGCGCGCCGTGTCCGTGAATGTAATGTATATTGTGAGATCTATTCTTACAAGACAGACCTGGCGCAGATTAAGGCCATGAACCCTAAAGGAATTATCCTTACGGGTGGTCCTAACAGCTGTTATGAAGATGGCGCGCCAACATGTACTAAAGAACTTTTCGAACTTGGTGTACCTGTACTTGGTCTTTGCTATGGCGCACAGCTTATGCAGCATGTGCTTGGTGGCAAGGTTGAGAAGGCACCAGTAAGAGAGTATGGAAAGACAGAAACATTTGTAGATAAGAGCAGCGCTTTATTCTCAGATGTCTCAGAGAAAACTATTGTGTGGATGAGCCATTTTGACTACATCTCACAGATTGCACCAGGATTCAAGATTGTTGCCCACACAGCAGACTGCCCAGTTGCAGCAGCAGAGTGTACAGAGAAGAATCTTTATGCAATCCAGTTCCACCCAGAGGTTCTTCATACTCAGGAAGGAACCAAGATGCTTCACAACTTTGTTCGTGGAGTATGCGGATGTGCCGGAACATGGAAGATGGATGCATTTGTTGAGAATACAATTAAGGAAATCCGAGAGAAGGTTGGCAGTGGCAAGGTTTTACTTGCTCTTTCAGGTGGTGTTGATTCATCTGTTGCAGCCGGACTTCTTTCAAGAGCTATTGGAAAGCAGCTTACATGCGTATTCGTAGATCACGGTCTTCTCCGTAAAGATGAAGGCGATGAAGTTGAGAGCGTATTTGGACCAGAAGGACAGTTCGACCTTAACTTTATAAGAGTTAATGCACAGGAGAGATATTACTCTAAGCTTGCAGGCGTTACAGAGCCAGAAGCTAAGAGAAAGATTATTGGGGAAGAGTTTATCCGTGTATTTGAGGAAGAAGCCAAGAAGATTGGTGCAGTTGACTTCCTTGCACAGGGAACTATATATCCAGACGTTGTAGAAAGCGGACTTGGCGGTGAATCAGCCGTAATCAAGTCTCACCACAATGTAGGAGGACTTCCTGATTTCGTTGACTTCAAGGAAATCATTGAGCCACTCCGCAACCTTTTCAAGGATGAGGTTCGTAAGGCTGGTCTTGAGCTTGGAATACCAGAACATCTTGTATTCCGTCAGCCATTCCCAGGTCCGGGACTTGGAATCAGAATTATCGGCGAGGTAACAGCTGATAAGGTTCGTATCGTTCAGGATGCTGACTTTATCTACCGTTCAGAGGTTGACAAGGCCGTAGCTGAGTACAAGAAAGCTAACGGCAAGGCTCCAGCATGGATGCCAAACCAGTATTTCGCAGCCCTCACTAACATGCGTTCCGTTGGTGTTATGGGTGACGAAAGAACTTACGATTATGCGGTTGCACTTCGTGCAGTCAACACAATTGATTTCATGACAGCAGAGAGCGCAGAGATTCCATTTGAGGTTCTCCAGACAGTCATGAGCAGAATTATAAATGAGGTGCGTGGGGTCAACAGAGTATTCTATGATCTGACTAGTAAACCACCTGGAACGATTGAGTTTGAATAA